The Carassius carassius chromosome 2, fCarCar2.1, whole genome shotgun sequence genome has a segment encoding these proteins:
- the LOC132104188 gene encoding histidine N-acetyltransferase-like encodes MKIENSLPCSQLPEAPPQTGLHFTVATEEDFDDIMAMSKDIYGGLDYLPSRYQAWLQESNRTVILARKQGKVIALESVCVIDDGETMLVEGLRVAPQERGKGVAGVLLRFCSQLVKSKYPDVKVSRLTRDDQLGPKDFQKYRLITKQGILLVRFRAEDLKLRLADLGPNITVAGEGLSTTNIPIRLEPAEVHQLFLSDVLMKRVLPNATIVQDWQPFKPLPSNMAILLKKDIDWMVDDSRRPTMASLCTFPFHVPIGDDWYYLNIDMFGKDLTLAIQQLLCHLRCHTGTLKGYVMCQVFLEPALWKPMADFFRETLKVELVKEYTEQCVVESDVV; translated from the exons ATGAAGATTGAAAATAGCCTGCCCTGCTCTCAGCTCCCTGAGGCCCCTCCTCAGACCGGGCTCCATTTTACAGTGGCAACGGAGGAGGACTTTGATGACATCATGGCCATGAGTAAGGATATCTATGGCGGCCTGGACTATCTTCCCTCCCGCTATCAAGCCTGGCTGCAGGAGAGCAACCGCACTGTCATTTTGGCTCGCAAGCAAGGCAAAGTG ATTGCACTGGAGTCAGTGTGTGTTATTGATGATGGGGAGACCATGCTGGTGGAAGGGCTTCGTGTTGCCCCTCAGGAGAGGGGGAAAGGTGTGGCAGGGGTACTTCTTCGGTTTTGCTCTCAACTGGTTAAGTCCAAGTACCCTGACGTTAAAGTCAGCAGGCTGACAAGAGATGACCAGCTGGGGCCAAAAGACTTCCAGAAGTACCGGCTCATAACCAAACAG GGAATCCTCCTGGTGCGCTTCCGTGCTGAAGACCTAAAATTACGCCTTGCTGATCTTGGGCCTAATATCACTGTAGCGGGGGAGGGTCTGTCGACCACAAACATCCCGATCCGTTTGGAGCCAGCAGAGGTGCATCAGCTCTTCCTAAGCGATGTTCTAATGAAGCGTGTCCTTCCCAATGCCACCATCGTTCAAGATTGGCAGCCTTTCAAGCCTCTGCCTAGCAACATGGCCATCCTGCTGAAGAAGGATATTGATTGGATGGTTGATGATTCCAGGCGCCCAACCATGGCCAGTTTGTGCACCTTCCCATTCCATGTGCCAATTGGTGATGACTGGTACTACCTCAACATCGATATGTTTGGTAAAGACCTGACACTGGCCATACAACAGCTGTTGTGCCACCTGAGGTGCCACACTGGCACTCTGAAGGGTTACGTCATGTGTCAGGTGTTCCTGGAGCCTGCGCTGTGGAAGCCTATGGCTGATTTCTTTAGGGAAACCCTTAAAGTGGAGCTGGTGAAGGAGTACACAGAGCAGTGTGTTGTGGAGTCTGATGTCGTTTAG